In Streptomyces hawaiiensis, one genomic interval encodes:
- a CDS encoding TDT family transporter: MVTAAQPLTYPLSVRHLGPNWYATVMGTAVVATAGATLPPHVPGLHGVLVGVWAVSLALLLALLAGRAAHWARHRDQARAHLLDPATAPFYGCLAMALLAVGGGALTVGRDWIGMRVAVALDAVLFTAGTVLGLAAAVAVPYLMAVRHRVEPGQATPVWLLPLVAPMVSASVGPPLVPHLPPGQARETLLLGCFALFGLSLLATLVMLPLVFARLLTGGPLPLPLAPTLFLVLGPLGQSTTAVGTFADIAPGAVPEPYSEGFGALAVLYGVPVMGFALLWFCLAAAHVLRARRHGMRFSMTWWSFTFPVGTCVTGAEALGRHTGLIAYAGPAVMLYAVLVAAWGTAVAGTVRGLLRGELLAGPAPVPSAPRPVTVRTTSGAAR, encoded by the coding sequence ATGGTCACCGCAGCCCAGCCCCTCACGTACCCGCTCTCCGTCCGTCATCTCGGACCCAACTGGTACGCCACGGTGATGGGCACCGCCGTCGTCGCCACCGCCGGAGCCACCCTTCCCCCGCACGTCCCGGGGCTGCACGGCGTGCTCGTGGGCGTGTGGGCCGTCTCGCTCGCCCTGCTCCTGGCGCTGCTCGCAGGACGGGCCGCGCACTGGGCCCGGCACCGTGACCAGGCCCGCGCCCACCTCCTCGACCCGGCGACGGCACCCTTCTACGGCTGTCTCGCCATGGCCCTGCTGGCCGTGGGCGGCGGTGCGCTCACCGTCGGCCGGGACTGGATCGGCATGCGGGTGGCCGTGGCGCTCGACGCGGTGCTGTTCACCGCCGGCACGGTTCTCGGGCTCGCCGCGGCTGTCGCCGTGCCGTATCTGATGGCCGTACGGCATCGGGTGGAGCCGGGGCAGGCCACGCCCGTCTGGCTGTTGCCGCTCGTCGCGCCCATGGTGTCGGCTTCCGTCGGACCGCCGCTGGTGCCGCACCTGCCGCCCGGGCAGGCTCGTGAGACGCTGCTGCTCGGCTGCTTCGCGCTGTTCGGTCTCAGCCTGCTCGCGACCCTGGTCATGCTGCCCCTGGTCTTCGCCAGGCTGCTCACCGGCGGGCCGCTGCCCCTCCCCCTCGCCCCGACGCTGTTCCTGGTGCTGGGCCCGCTCGGGCAGTCCACCACCGCCGTCGGCACGTTCGCGGACATCGCGCCCGGGGCCGTACCCGAGCCGTACAGCGAGGGGTTCGGTGCCCTCGCCGTGCTCTACGGCGTGCCCGTGATGGGGTTCGCGCTGCTGTGGTTCTGCCTGGCCGCCGCCCATGTGCTGCGCGCCCGGCGGCACGGGATGCGGTTCTCGATGACCTGGTGGTCGTTCACCTTCCCGGTCGGGACCTGCGTCACGGGCGCCGAGGCACTGGGCCGGCACACCGGGCTGATCGCCTACGCGGGTCCGGCGGTCATGCTGTACGCGGTGCTGGTCGCGGCATGGGGCACCGCCGTCGCGGGTACCGTACGCGGGCTGCTCAGGGGCGAGCTGCTCGCAGGGCCCGCCCCAGTACCCTCGGCGCCTCGGCCAGTGACGGTCCGTACCACGTCAGGTGCCGCCCGCTGA
- a CDS encoding glutamine synthetase family protein: MADRTPPLSVEELHTLVAGGEIDTVVLAFPDMQGRLQGKRFAARFFLDEVLKHGTEGCNYLLAVDTEMNTVDGYAMSSWDRGYGDFAMHPDLSTLRRVPWNEGTAMLHADLAWLDGSPVVAAPRQILRRQLERLAELGYTAQVGTELEFIVFKDTYEQAWDAGYKGLTPANQYNIDYSVLGTGRIEPLLRRIRNEMATAGLTVESAKGECNPGQHEIAFRYDEALVTCDQHSVYKTGAKEIAAQQGMSITFMAKYNEREGNSCHIHLSLADADGTNAMAGDREGGMSEVMRHFLAGQLAALRDFSLLYAPNINSYKRFQPGSFAPTAVAWGQDNRTCALRVVGHGRSLRFENRLPGGDVNPYLAVAGLVAAGLHGIEQKLELPEPCPGNAYAAGLAHVPTTLREAAELWENSTVARAAFGDEVVAHYRNMARVELDAFDAAVTDWELRRSFERL; encoded by the coding sequence GTGGCAGACCGCACACCCCCGCTGAGCGTCGAGGAACTGCACACCCTCGTCGCCGGCGGTGAGATCGACACTGTCGTCCTGGCCTTCCCCGACATGCAAGGGCGGCTCCAGGGCAAGCGGTTCGCCGCACGCTTCTTCCTCGACGAGGTCCTCAAGCACGGCACCGAGGGCTGCAACTACCTGCTCGCCGTCGACACCGAGATGAACACCGTCGACGGCTACGCCATGTCCTCCTGGGACCGCGGCTACGGCGACTTCGCCATGCACCCCGACCTGTCCACCCTGCGCCGCGTCCCCTGGAACGAGGGCACGGCCATGCTCCACGCCGACCTCGCCTGGCTCGACGGCTCCCCGGTCGTCGCCGCCCCCCGCCAGATCCTGCGCCGCCAGCTGGAGCGCCTCGCGGAGCTCGGCTACACCGCCCAGGTCGGCACCGAGCTGGAGTTCATCGTCTTCAAGGACACCTACGAACAGGCCTGGGACGCCGGCTACAAGGGCCTGACCCCCGCCAACCAGTACAACATCGACTACTCGGTCCTCGGCACCGGCCGCATCGAGCCCCTGCTGCGCCGCATCCGCAACGAGATGGCCACCGCGGGCCTCACGGTCGAGTCCGCCAAGGGCGAGTGCAACCCCGGCCAGCACGAGATCGCCTTCCGCTACGACGAGGCCCTGGTCACCTGCGACCAGCACTCCGTCTACAAGACCGGCGCCAAGGAGATCGCCGCCCAGCAGGGCATGTCGATCACCTTCATGGCCAAGTACAACGAGCGCGAGGGCAACTCCTGCCACATCCACCTCTCGCTCGCCGACGCCGACGGCACCAACGCCATGGCCGGCGACCGCGAAGGCGGCATGTCCGAGGTCATGCGCCACTTCCTCGCCGGCCAGCTCGCGGCACTGCGCGACTTCTCCCTCCTCTACGCCCCCAACATCAACTCCTACAAGCGGTTCCAGCCCGGCTCCTTCGCCCCGACCGCCGTCGCCTGGGGCCAGGACAACCGCACCTGCGCGCTGCGCGTGGTCGGCCACGGCCGCTCCCTGCGCTTCGAGAACCGCCTGCCCGGCGGCGACGTCAACCCCTACCTCGCCGTCGCCGGACTGGTCGCGGCCGGACTGCACGGCATCGAGCAGAAGCTGGAACTGCCCGAGCCCTGCCCCGGCAACGCCTACGCCGCCGGCCTGGCCCACGTCCCCACCACCCTGCGCGAGGCCGCCGAGCTCTGGGAGAACAGCACCGTCGCCCGGGCCGCCTTCGGCGACGAGGTCGTCGCGCACTACCGCAACATGGCGCGCGTCGAACTGGACGCCTTCGACGCCGCGGTGACCGACTGGGAGCTGCGCCGCTCCTTCGAACGCCTGTGA
- a CDS encoding 3-oxoacyl-ACP reductase, whose translation MTAQENICRRLVGRTAVVTGAGSGIGLAAARRLASEGAHVVCGDVDDTRGKAAAEETGGTFVKVDVTDPEQVEALFRTAHDTYGSVDIAFNNAGISPPDDDSILETGLEAWKRVQEVNLTSVYLCCKAAIPYMRRQGRGSIINTASFVARMGAATSQISYTASKGGVLAMSRELGVQFAREGIRVNALCPGPVNTPLLQELFAKDPERAARRLVHIPLGRFAEAEEIAAAVAFLASDDSSFVNATDFLVDGGIAGAYVTPL comes from the coding sequence GTGACTGCCCAGGAAAACATCTGCCGCCGCCTGGTCGGCCGTACCGCCGTCGTCACCGGAGCAGGCAGCGGCATCGGCCTCGCCGCCGCCCGCCGCCTCGCCTCCGAGGGCGCCCACGTCGTCTGCGGCGACGTCGACGACACCCGCGGCAAGGCCGCCGCCGAGGAGACCGGCGGCACCTTCGTGAAGGTCGACGTGACCGACCCCGAGCAGGTCGAGGCCCTCTTCAGGACCGCCCACGACACCTACGGCAGCGTCGACATCGCCTTCAACAACGCCGGCATCTCCCCGCCCGACGACGACTCCATCCTGGAGACCGGCCTGGAGGCCTGGAAGCGCGTCCAGGAGGTCAACCTCACCTCCGTCTACCTGTGCTGCAAGGCCGCCATCCCCTACATGCGACGCCAGGGCCGCGGCTCGATCATCAACACGGCGTCCTTCGTCGCCAGGATGGGCGCGGCCACCTCGCAGATCTCCTACACGGCCTCCAAGGGCGGCGTGCTCGCCATGTCCCGCGAACTGGGCGTGCAGTTCGCCCGCGAGGGCATCCGGGTGAACGCCCTGTGCCCCGGCCCGGTCAACACCCCGCTGCTCCAGGAGCTGTTCGCCAAGGACCCGGAGCGGGCCGCGCGCCGCCTGGTGCACATCCCGCTGGGCCGGTTCGCCGAAGCCGAGGAGATCGCCGCCGCCGTGGCCTTCCTGGCCAGCGACGACTCCTCCTTCGTGAACGCCACCGACTTCCTGGTCGACGGCGGGATCGCGGGGGCGTACGTCACACCCCTGTAA
- a CDS encoding FadR/GntR family transcriptional regulator: MPDEYGGGELRDGLTPVLRPVRAGNGFEEALEQILQVVRLGLVPGGERLPAERELAERLGISRVTLREVLKVLQDQGLVESRRGRYGGTFVLPRAEAVGEDELRRRVAEVDIEDVLRFREVLEVGAAGLCAAHGLEEKQADRLREALARTHDAPLAEYRRLDTLLHLTVAELSGSPTLTAQYAAVRARVNDLLDCIPLLVRNLEHSQRQHTALVEAVIEGDADQAREIMREHCGGTAALLRGFLG, translated from the coding sequence ATGCCGGACGAATACGGTGGGGGCGAGCTGCGGGACGGGCTGACGCCGGTGCTGCGACCGGTGCGCGCGGGCAACGGCTTCGAGGAGGCTCTGGAGCAGATCCTGCAGGTCGTACGGCTGGGACTGGTACCGGGGGGCGAGCGGCTGCCGGCCGAGCGGGAGCTGGCGGAGCGGCTGGGGATCAGCCGGGTGACGCTGCGCGAGGTGCTGAAGGTGCTCCAGGACCAGGGGCTCGTCGAATCGCGCAGGGGCCGGTACGGCGGCACGTTCGTGCTGCCGCGGGCCGAGGCCGTCGGTGAGGACGAGCTGCGGCGCCGGGTGGCCGAGGTCGACATAGAGGACGTGCTGCGGTTCCGGGAGGTGCTGGAGGTGGGCGCCGCCGGGCTGTGCGCGGCGCACGGGCTGGAGGAGAAGCAGGCGGACCGGCTGCGTGAGGCCCTGGCGCGCACGCACGACGCGCCGCTCGCCGAGTACCGCCGCCTGGACACGCTGCTGCATCTCACGGTCGCCGAGCTGTCCGGCTCCCCCACGCTGACCGCCCAGTACGCGGCCGTCCGCGCGAGGGTCAACGACCTGCTCGACTGCATCCCGTTGCTGGTGCGCAACCTGGAGCACTCCCAGCGGCAGCACACCGCTCTGGTGGAGGCCGTGATCGAGGGCGACGCCGACCAGGCGCGGGAGATCATGCGCGAGCACTGCGGGGGCACGGCGGCGCTGCTGCGGGGCTTCCTCGGCTGA
- a CDS encoding gamma-glutamyl-gamma-aminobutyrate hydrolase family protein — protein sequence MIGVSTYLESGARWGVWELEAALLPVGYPRLVQRAGGLAAMLPPDDPRLAAAAVARLDGLVIAGGPDVEPVRYGAEREERTGPPAPERDAWELALIDAALAGGVPLLGICRGMQLLNVALGGTLAQHVDGHAEVVGVFGGHAVKPVPGSLYAGVVPEETFVPTYHHQAVDRLGEGLVPSAYAADGTVEAVELPSADWVLGVQWHPEMGEDVRVMRALVEAAAAG from the coding sequence TTGATCGGGGTCAGCACCTATCTGGAGTCCGGTGCGCGCTGGGGCGTGTGGGAGCTGGAGGCCGCCCTGCTGCCGGTCGGCTACCCCCGGCTCGTTCAGCGGGCGGGCGGCCTGGCCGCGATGCTGCCGCCGGACGACCCGCGCCTCGCCGCGGCTGCCGTGGCCCGGCTGGACGGGCTGGTCATCGCGGGCGGGCCGGACGTGGAGCCGGTCCGCTACGGCGCGGAGCGCGAGGAGCGGACCGGGCCGCCGGCGCCGGAGCGGGACGCGTGGGAGCTGGCGCTGATCGACGCGGCGCTGGCCGGCGGTGTGCCGCTGCTGGGGATCTGCCGGGGGATGCAGCTGCTGAACGTCGCTCTCGGAGGGACGCTCGCGCAGCACGTCGACGGGCACGCCGAGGTTGTGGGCGTGTTCGGTGGGCATGCCGTGAAGCCGGTGCCGGGGAGTCTGTACGCCGGTGTCGTACCGGAGGAGACGTTCGTTCCCACGTATCACCACCAGGCCGTCGACCGCCTGGGCGAGGGCCTCGTCCCCTCGGCGTACGCGGCGGACGGCACGGTGGAAGCGGTGGAACTGCCCTCTGCCGACTGGGTCCTGGGCGTGCAGTGGCATCCGGAGATGGGCGAGGACGTGCGGGTGATGCGGGCGCTGGTGGAGGCGGCAGCGGCGGGCTGA
- a CDS encoding aldehyde dehydrogenase family protein: MSSEHLLEVLNPATEEVVAAVAGASPADVDAAVTHATRAQRVWAALAPGDRARLLRRFAATVDEHLEELARLEVREAGHLIGNARWEAGNVRDLLDYAAGGVERLTGRQIPVPGGLNVTILEPLGVVGVIAPWNFPMPIAAWGTAPALAAGNAVILKPAETTPLTALRLAELALESGLPEHLFQVLPGRGDITGDALVRHPGVAKIVFTGSTRTGTRVAALGAEQVKPVTLELGGKSPNIVFADADLKTAVDPFSFLDNSGQDCCARTRVLVQESVYDEVRELLAEALAAVVVGDPADDKTQMGPLISRQQLDRVRGFVPDDAPALRGSAPEGPGFWFPPTVLTGESPDSAAACEEIFGPVAVLLPFTDEQDAIRLANGTPYGLSGSIWTRDVGRALRVSQAVRAGNLSVNSHASVRYWTPFGGYKQSGVGRELGPDALAAFTETKNVFISTEGPAQ; the protein is encoded by the coding sequence TTGTCTTCCGAGCACCTTCTGGAAGTACTGAACCCCGCGACCGAGGAGGTCGTCGCCGCCGTCGCCGGAGCGAGCCCGGCCGACGTCGACGCGGCCGTCACCCACGCCACCAGGGCACAGCGGGTCTGGGCCGCCCTCGCCCCCGGCGACCGCGCCCGGCTGCTGCGCCGCTTCGCGGCCACCGTCGACGAGCACCTGGAGGAACTGGCCCGCCTGGAGGTACGCGAGGCCGGCCACCTCATCGGCAACGCCCGCTGGGAGGCCGGCAACGTCCGTGACCTGCTGGACTACGCGGCCGGGGGAGTGGAGCGGCTCACCGGCCGGCAGATCCCGGTGCCCGGCGGCCTGAACGTCACGATCCTCGAACCGCTCGGCGTCGTCGGCGTGATCGCGCCCTGGAACTTCCCCATGCCGATCGCCGCCTGGGGCACCGCGCCCGCCCTCGCGGCCGGCAACGCCGTCATCCTCAAGCCCGCCGAGACCACCCCGCTCACCGCGCTGCGCCTGGCCGAACTCGCCCTGGAGTCAGGACTCCCGGAGCACCTCTTCCAGGTCCTGCCCGGACGCGGCGACATCACGGGCGACGCCCTGGTCCGGCACCCCGGAGTCGCCAAGATCGTCTTCACCGGATCCACCCGGACCGGGACGCGCGTCGCGGCCCTCGGCGCCGAGCAGGTCAAGCCCGTCACCCTCGAACTGGGCGGCAAGAGCCCCAACATCGTCTTCGCCGACGCCGACCTCAAGACCGCCGTCGACCCCTTCTCCTTCCTGGACAACTCCGGCCAGGACTGCTGCGCCCGCACCCGTGTCCTGGTCCAGGAGTCCGTCTACGACGAGGTCCGCGAGCTGCTCGCCGAGGCGCTGGCCGCCGTGGTGGTGGGCGACCCGGCCGACGACAAGACCCAGATGGGCCCGCTGATCTCCCGGCAGCAACTGGACCGCGTCCGCGGCTTCGTGCCCGACGACGCACCGGCCCTGCGCGGCAGCGCCCCCGAGGGCCCCGGCTTCTGGTTCCCGCCGACCGTCCTCACCGGGGAGAGCCCCGACTCGGCCGCGGCCTGCGAGGAGATCTTCGGCCCCGTCGCCGTACTCCTGCCCTTCACCGACGAGCAGGACGCGATCCGCCTCGCCAACGGCACCCCCTACGGCCTCTCCGGCTCCATCTGGACCCGGGACGTCGGCCGGGCCCTGCGCGTCTCCCAGGCCGTCCGCGCCGGCAACCTGTCCGTCAACTCCCATGCCAGCGTCCGCTACTGGACCCCCTTCGGCGGCTACAAGCAGTCCGGTGTCGGGCGTGAGCTCGGCCCCGACGCCCTGGCCGCCTTCACCGAAACCAAGAACGTCTTCATCAGCACGGAGGGCCCCGCACAGTGA
- a CDS encoding DUF2510 domain-containing protein encodes MTPPPGWYPDPHAPHRQRWWDGTAWTEHRRAPEAPAAPPPGGGTGRTKVVALTAAGTVLVAAIVTGAVALSGGDGGGPQTRTAPTSTPEATPGSPEPTPEASAPKPPADDPAVVEDQLNGVTFPLLDGWVRPQHVAQDDVVMTTDGTYDCPGGVGLCRHGMVFSRTVTENDEKSPEALAEEDISEAADEAYDRDRLGRELYGGLRSRQVVKSGPVAVAGRAGYLVRWRVTTAKGPGGYVQSLVFPSSVGTESPVLVRYVFDAGEDGPPLADMDRITKGIRPAGDADTGGGVGSSIGPTD; translated from the coding sequence ATGACGCCCCCGCCCGGCTGGTATCCCGACCCGCACGCCCCGCACCGGCAGCGCTGGTGGGACGGCACGGCCTGGACCGAGCACCGCCGCGCGCCCGAGGCCCCCGCCGCCCCGCCACCGGGCGGCGGCACCGGCCGGACGAAGGTGGTCGCCCTGACCGCCGCCGGCACCGTCCTGGTCGCGGCGATCGTCACCGGAGCCGTCGCCCTCAGCGGGGGCGACGGCGGCGGCCCGCAGACCAGGACCGCCCCGACCTCCACCCCCGAGGCCACGCCCGGCTCGCCGGAGCCGACCCCCGAGGCGTCCGCGCCAAAGCCGCCCGCCGACGACCCGGCGGTCGTCGAGGACCAGCTCAACGGCGTCACGTTCCCCCTGCTCGACGGCTGGGTCCGCCCGCAGCACGTCGCCCAGGACGACGTCGTCATGACGACCGACGGCACCTACGACTGCCCTGGCGGCGTGGGCCTGTGCCGTCACGGCATGGTCTTCTCCCGCACGGTGACCGAGAACGACGAGAAGTCCCCCGAGGCCCTCGCCGAGGAGGACATCTCCGAGGCCGCCGACGAGGCCTACGACCGCGACCGGCTCGGCCGCGAGCTCTACGGGGGCCTCCGGTCGCGCCAGGTCGTCAAGTCCGGACCGGTCGCGGTGGCGGGCCGCGCCGGGTACCTCGTGCGCTGGCGCGTCACGACGGCCAAGGGCCCCGGCGGCTACGTCCAGTCGCTCGTCTTCCCCTCCAGCGTCGGAACCGAGTCACCGGTCCTCGTCCGGTACGTCTTCGACGCCGGCGAGGACGGCCCGCCGCTCGCCGACATGGACCGCATCACCAAGGGCATCCGCCCGGCCGGCGACGCGGACACGGGCGGCGGCGTCGGCAGCAGCATCGGACCGACGGACTGA
- a CDS encoding LysR family transcriptional regulator — MSNADEQAGPTAAGALAHRVPDLGALELLLAVARLGSLGGAAREMGITQPAASSRVRSMERQLGVALVDRSPRGSRLTDAGALVTDWARRIVEAAEAFDAGAQALRVRRDSRLRVAASMTIAEYLLPGWLLALRAQRPDTAVSLHAGNSTVVAERLLSDEADLGFVEGVSVPAGLDSAVIAHDRLIVVTAPGHAWARRRRSLAAEELASTPLILREKGSGTRQVLDAALGGLARPLIELSSTTAVKAAVVSGAGPAVLSELAVGEELAMRRLVRVPVEGVALARDLRAVWPTGHRPTGPARDLLSLTRG, encoded by the coding sequence ATGAGCAACGCGGATGAGCAGGCAGGGCCGACGGCCGCCGGGGCCCTGGCGCACCGGGTGCCGGATCTGGGCGCCCTGGAGCTGCTGCTGGCGGTGGCGCGGCTCGGCAGCCTGGGCGGGGCGGCGCGGGAGATGGGCATCACCCAGCCCGCGGCCAGCAGCCGGGTCCGGTCGATGGAGCGGCAGCTCGGGGTGGCGCTGGTCGACCGGTCGCCCCGCGGGTCCCGGCTGACGGACGCCGGGGCGCTGGTGACGGACTGGGCGCGGCGGATCGTGGAGGCGGCGGAGGCGTTCGACGCGGGGGCTCAGGCGCTGCGTGTCCGTCGCGACTCCCGGTTGCGGGTGGCCGCGAGCATGACCATCGCCGAGTATCTGCTGCCGGGCTGGCTGCTCGCGCTGCGCGCGCAACGGCCCGATACGGCGGTGTCGCTGCACGCGGGGAACTCGACGGTGGTGGCGGAGCGGCTGCTGTCGGACGAGGCGGATCTGGGGTTCGTGGAGGGGGTGTCGGTGCCCGCCGGTCTCGACTCGGCGGTCATCGCCCATGACCGGCTGATAGTGGTGACCGCGCCGGGGCACGCGTGGGCTCGGCGGCGGCGGTCGCTGGCCGCGGAGGAACTGGCGTCGACGCCGTTGATCCTCCGTGAGAAAGGGTCGGGGACGCGGCAGGTGCTGGACGCGGCGCTCGGTGGGCTGGCCCGGCCGCTGATCGAGTTGTCCTCCACGACGGCGGTGAAGGCGGCGGTGGTGAGCGGGGCGGGGCCGGCGGTGCTGAGTGAGCTGGCGGTGGGGGAGGAGCTGGCGATGCGGCGGCTGGTGCGGGTGCCGGTGGAGGGGGTGGCCCTGGCGCGGGATCTGAGGGCGGTGTGGCCGACAGGGCATCGTCCTACGGGCCCGGCGCGGGATCTGCTGTCGCTGACGCGGGGGTAG
- the eat gene encoding ethanolamine permease → MPQEPTVTPAAPEGDDYLERRALRRGSAGWVLLTGLGVAYVVSGDYSGWNFGLAEGGFGGLAIAMVLMGAMYACMVFALAELSSILPTAGGGYGFARRALGPWGGFLTGTAILIEYVLAPAAIVIFIGDYVESLGLFGLESGWPMYLVCFAIFLGIHLWGVGEALRFSFVVTGIAVVALIVFALAALPDFSFASLDDIPVDASAAGSSSWLPFGLLGIWAAFPFGMWFFLGVEGVPLAAEETRDPARTLPKAIRWSMGILVVLAVVTFFAAAGARGSDAIQEAGNPLVEALQPNGEATTLSRIVNYAGLAGLVASFFSLIYAGSRQLFALSRAGYLPRFLSLTSRRKAPYLGLLVPGTIGFLLAAFSGNGARMLNIAVFGATISYALMSLSHIVLRRREPDLPRPYRTPGGVVTSSIALVLACAALVATFLVDVTAALIALVVYAVAVGYFGLYSRKRLVAKAPEEEFAALAAAEAELARD, encoded by the coding sequence ATGCCCCAGGAACCCACCGTCACACCCGCCGCCCCGGAGGGCGACGACTATCTGGAACGCAGAGCGCTGCGCCGCGGCAGCGCCGGCTGGGTGCTGCTGACCGGCCTCGGCGTCGCCTACGTCGTCTCCGGCGACTACTCGGGCTGGAACTTCGGCCTGGCCGAGGGCGGCTTCGGGGGCCTCGCGATCGCCATGGTGCTCATGGGCGCGATGTACGCGTGCATGGTCTTCGCCCTCGCCGAGCTGTCCTCGATCCTGCCCACGGCGGGCGGCGGCTACGGCTTCGCCCGCCGGGCGCTCGGCCCGTGGGGCGGCTTCCTGACCGGCACGGCGATCCTGATCGAGTACGTCCTCGCGCCCGCCGCGATCGTCATCTTCATCGGCGACTACGTCGAGTCGCTGGGCCTGTTCGGTCTGGAGTCCGGCTGGCCGATGTACCTGGTCTGCTTCGCGATCTTCCTCGGCATCCACCTGTGGGGCGTGGGCGAGGCGCTGCGCTTCAGCTTCGTCGTCACCGGCATCGCGGTGGTCGCCCTGATCGTGTTCGCGCTGGCGGCGCTGCCCGACTTCTCCTTCGCCTCGCTGGACGACATCCCGGTCGACGCCTCCGCCGCGGGGTCGAGCTCCTGGCTGCCGTTCGGCCTGCTCGGCATCTGGGCGGCGTTCCCCTTCGGCATGTGGTTCTTCCTGGGCGTGGAGGGCGTGCCCCTGGCCGCCGAGGAGACCAGGGATCCGGCCCGTACGCTGCCGAAGGCGATCCGCTGGTCTATGGGCATCCTGGTGGTGCTGGCGGTGGTCACGTTCTTCGCGGCGGCCGGGGCCCGCGGTTCCGACGCGATCCAGGAGGCGGGCAACCCGCTGGTCGAGGCGCTCCAGCCGAACGGCGAGGCGACCACCCTCAGCCGGATCGTGAACTACGCGGGCCTCGCCGGTCTGGTGGCGTCGTTCTTCTCCCTGATCTACGCCGGCTCGCGCCAGCTGTTCGCCCTGTCCCGCGCGGGCTATCTGCCCCGCTTCCTGTCGCTCACCAGCCGTCGCAAGGCGCCCTACCTGGGCCTGCTGGTGCCCGGCACGATCGGCTTCCTGCTGGCGGCGTTCTCCGGCAACGGCGCGCGGATGCTGAACATCGCCGTCTTCGGCGCGACCATCTCCTACGCGCTGATGTCCCTGTCCCACATCGTGCTGCGCCGCCGCGAGCCGGATCTGCCGCGGCCGTACCGCACGCCGGGCGGGGTGGTGACGTCCTCGATCGCCCTGGTACTGGCGTGCGCGGCGCTGGTCGCGACGTTCCTGGTGGACGTGACGGCGGCGTTGATCGCGCTCGTGGTCTACGCCGTGGCCGTCGGGTACTTCGGCCTGTACAGCCGTAAGCGGCTGGTGGCGAAGGCGCCGGAGGAGGAGTTCGCGGCCCTGGCGGCCGCCGAGGCAGAGTTGGCACGGGACTGA
- a CDS encoding amino acid deaminase/aldolase translates to MTARAADRARYDRATAHLDAPLAIVDLEAFDANAADLVRRAGGKPVRVASKSVRCRALLERVLARDGFAGIMSFTLAESLWLARSGFEDVLLAYPSADRAAYAELAGDPKLAAAVTVMVDDVAQLDLIDASRGGGREVVRVCLELDTSLKLFGGRVRVGALRSPLHSPAQVADVARAVARRPGFEVVGIMAYEGHVAGVGDALAGRPLRSRAIRLMQAAAKRELAERRAEVVRAVRAVVPGLEFVNGGGTGSVQHTAAEDAVTEIAAGSGLYLPRLFDNYTSFSGRPSALFAQPVVRRPGVGVVTVLGGGYPASGAAGADRSPVPYLPEGLRYDPQEGAGEVQTPLLGSPADDLLLGDKVWFRHAKAGELCERFDRLHLVEGDAVTETVPTYRGEGHTFL, encoded by the coding sequence ATGACTGCGCGCGCCGCCGACCGGGCCCGTTACGACCGGGCCACCGCCCATCTCGACGCCCCACTCGCGATCGTGGACCTGGAGGCTTTCGACGCCAACGCCGCCGATCTGGTCCGCCGCGCCGGGGGCAAGCCCGTCCGGGTCGCCAGCAAGTCCGTGCGCTGCCGGGCGCTGCTGGAACGCGTCCTGGCCCGGGACGGCTTCGCCGGGATCATGTCGTTCACCCTCGCCGAGTCACTGTGGCTGGCCCGGTCGGGGTTCGAGGACGTGCTGCTCGCCTACCCGTCCGCCGACCGTGCCGCGTACGCCGAACTGGCCGGTGATCCCAAGCTCGCCGCCGCCGTGACCGTCATGGTCGACGACGTCGCCCAGCTGGATCTGATCGACGCCTCCCGAGGTGGCGGGCGTGAAGTGGTGCGGGTGTGCCTGGAGTTGGACACGTCGCTGAAGCTGTTCGGCGGGCGGGTGCGGGTCGGGGCCCTGCGTTCGCCGCTGCACTCCCCCGCCCAGGTCGCCGACGTGGCCCGGGCCGTGGCCCGGCGGCCTGGTTTCGAGGTCGTGGGGATCATGGCGTACGAGGGGCATGTCGCCGGTGTCGGGGACGCGCTGGCCGGGCGGCCGCTGCGGTCCCGCGCCATCCGGCTGATGCAGGCCGCCGCCAAGCGTGAACTCGCCGAGCGGCGTGCGGAGGTGGTGCGCGCGGTACGGGCCGTGGTGCCGGGGCTGGAGTTCGTCAACGGCGGCGGCACCGGCTCGGTGCAGCACACGGCGGCCGAGGACGCGGTGACCGAGATCGCCGCCGGGTCGGGGCTGTATCTGCCGCGGCTGTTCGACAACTACACGTCGTTCAGCGGGCGTCCGTCGGCCCTCTTCGCCCAGCCGGTCGTGCGCCGGCCGGGCGTCGGGGTCGTGACGGTCCTCGGCGGTGGGTATCCCGCGTCCGGTGCGGCCGGGGCCGACCGGTCGCCGGTGCCGTATCTGCCCGAGGGGCTGCGCTACGACCCGCAGGAGGGGGCCGGTGAGGTGCAGACGCCGCTGCTGGGCTCGCCCGCCGACGATCTGCTCCTCGGTGACAAGGTGTGGTTCCGGCACGCCAAGGCCGGTGAGCTGTGCGAGCGGTTCGACCGGCTGCACCTGGTCGAGGGCGACGCGGTGACGGAGACCGTGCCCACCTACCGCGGCGAGGGCCACACGTTCTTGTAG